The following proteins are encoded in a genomic region of Ornithinibacillus sp. 4-3:
- a CDS encoding dimethylarginine dimethylaminohydrolase family protein has product MKFTHVIVKKPSKSYVEGLTTSDLGKPDYEQALVQHDHYIKALEKCGVDVTILPADEAFPDSTFVEDTAVISEKCAVITNPGAASRRDEIIAMEKELSKRFDTLEHIHSPGTLEGGDVLQINDHFYIGISDRTNEEGAKQLKEILEKHDYVATIVSLEEFFHLKTGLSYLNNGDLVVAGEFIDHEVFKDFNKIVVEDDEMYAANCIHVNDYVIIPKGFDNTKKKITEAGYQVIELEMSEFQKQDGGLSCLSLRFKQ; this is encoded by the coding sequence ATGAAGTTTACACATGTAATTGTAAAAAAACCGAGTAAAAGCTATGTGGAAGGACTAACAACCTCTGATCTAGGAAAGCCAGATTATGAACAAGCACTAGTCCAACACGACCATTACATAAAAGCATTGGAAAAATGCGGTGTTGATGTGACAATCTTACCTGCTGATGAAGCATTTCCCGATTCTACTTTTGTAGAAGACACTGCTGTTATTAGTGAAAAATGTGCAGTAATTACAAACCCTGGCGCAGCAAGCAGAAGAGATGAAATCATCGCTATGGAAAAAGAATTAAGCAAACGCTTTGATACATTAGAACATATTCATTCACCAGGCACATTAGAAGGTGGAGACGTATTACAGATTAACGACCATTTTTATATTGGAATTTCCGATCGTACAAATGAAGAAGGCGCAAAACAGCTAAAGGAAATTTTAGAAAAGCATGATTATGTTGCTACTATTGTATCTTTGGAGGAATTTTTCCATCTTAAAACAGGTCTTTCTTATTTAAATAACGGCGATCTCGTTGTTGCTGGCGAATTTATTGATCATGAAGTATTTAAGGATTTTAATAAAATCGTTGTAGAAGATGATGAAATGTATGCAGCTAACTGCATCCACGTTAATGATTATGTCATTATCCCTAAAGGTTTTGACAACACGAAGAAGAAAATTACTGAAGCTGGTTATCAAGTAATCGAATTAGAAATGAGTGAATTTCAAAAACAAGATGGTGGCTTAAGCTGTCTGTCATTGAGATTTAAGCAATAA
- a CDS encoding LysR family transcriptional regulator, with product MSEKDWQILITLHEEGTITKAARKMYMSQPALTYRIQQLEERFNCKIILRSNKGTLFTTSGEYLVQYAKKMQKELIKVQNTLENLNNNIQGILQIGVSDIFALYKLPSLLEGFVAKYPNVSIKLTTAWSTEILRLIQNEDIHIAISRGEHQWQGDKILLDQETICIASRHPIQLDELPNMNLITYKTDSQILTMFNDWWKDNYSMPPHSFMQVDGMMTCKGLVKKGLGYGFFPKICIEESDQLYTTDLTKNGIPLIRDTWLLYRKELKELNVFHAFIEYVKDYYKQ from the coding sequence ATGAGTGAAAAAGACTGGCAAATCCTAATTACATTGCATGAAGAAGGAACCATCACTAAAGCGGCACGGAAAATGTATATGTCTCAGCCAGCATTAACCTATCGAATTCAACAACTAGAAGAGCGATTTAACTGCAAAATCATTCTCCGCAGTAATAAAGGAACCTTATTTACAACTAGTGGTGAATATTTGGTTCAGTATGCAAAGAAAATGCAAAAAGAGCTTATCAAAGTACAAAATACACTCGAAAATTTAAATAATAATATTCAGGGAATCTTACAAATTGGTGTTTCTGATATTTTTGCTTTGTATAAACTCCCATCATTACTAGAGGGTTTTGTCGCAAAATACCCTAATGTAAGTATAAAATTAACAACAGCTTGGAGCACCGAAATATTAAGATTGATACAGAATGAAGATATCCATATTGCCATTTCTAGAGGGGAACATCAATGGCAAGGTGATAAAATTTTATTGGATCAAGAAACCATCTGCATTGCATCACGACACCCTATTCAGCTAGATGAATTGCCAAATATGAATTTAATAACCTATAAAACAGATAGTCAAATTCTTACGATGTTTAACGACTGGTGGAAGGATAATTATTCAATGCCTCCACATAGCTTTATGCAAGTAGATGGAATGATGACATGTAAGGGTCTTGTGAAGAAGGGATTAGGTTATGGTTTCTTTCCTAAAATTTGCATCGAAGAATCCGATCAATTATATACTACTGATCTAACCAAAAATGGAATTCCTCTAATTCGTGATACGTGGCTTCTTTATCGTAAAGAATTGAAGGAATTGAATGTTTTTCATGCCTTTATTGAATATGTTAAAGACTACTATAAGCAGTAG
- a CDS encoding C45 family autoproteolytic acyltransferase/hydolase, giving the protein MTTSIEKSTDSFPFYRFSGTHKEIGQQYGKACKALIDRHLELVLNRLKKNFDTSIEDIATLALTYKPYIEKYAPFLAEEIEGMAEGADISIGEAYLLQVRAELNTHFANLNECTTFAVDSKGTLDGSPIIGQNADLPAFYKEIGVVIEFVPDEGPAHLMLTPAGQISYIGINDRGMGVFANYITCDDWREGFPRYMFSRTVLNAESVKEAEAIISNTYRGSSRNLILADKEDNLIDLEVTPNKIGRVEPQHGILAHSNHFISEALLGDERSKGASLKNSHLRLQRMTSLLEENYGKLSSEKMQEILRDRENYPNCICQIPGDELHQAPGEKISDVITFASVIAEPAKGKLWIAIGPPNEYEYKLYTFSK; this is encoded by the coding sequence ATGACAACATCTATAGAAAAGTCGACAGATTCTTTCCCGTTTTATCGTTTTAGTGGTACACATAAAGAAATTGGGCAGCAATATGGGAAAGCATGTAAAGCCTTAATTGATCGACACTTGGAATTAGTACTCAATCGATTAAAAAAGAACTTCGACACTTCTATCGAAGACATTGCTACACTAGCTTTAACGTATAAACCGTATATTGAAAAATACGCTCCTTTTCTAGCCGAGGAAATTGAAGGAATGGCTGAAGGAGCTGATATTTCTATTGGGGAAGCTTATTTATTACAAGTACGCGCTGAATTAAACACACACTTCGCAAATCTTAATGAATGTACTACATTCGCAGTAGATTCAAAAGGAACATTAGATGGCTCACCAATCATTGGACAAAATGCAGATTTACCTGCTTTTTATAAGGAAATTGGAGTAGTTATCGAATTTGTACCAGATGAAGGACCTGCCCATCTTATGCTTACACCAGCTGGGCAAATCTCCTATATTGGTATTAATGATAGAGGGATGGGAGTTTTTGCTAACTACATCACCTGTGATGACTGGCGTGAAGGCTTTCCACGTTATATGTTCTCTCGTACTGTGCTCAATGCTGAATCTGTAAAGGAAGCGGAAGCTATTATTTCTAATACCTATCGTGGCTCCTCACGAAATTTAATTTTAGCAGATAAAGAGGATAACCTGATTGATTTAGAAGTTACACCAAATAAAATTGGACGCGTTGAACCACAGCATGGTATTTTAGCCCACTCCAATCACTTTATTAGTGAGGCATTATTAGGGGATGAACGTTCTAAGGGAGCAAGCTTAAAGAACTCTCATTTACGTCTACAACGGATGACTTCTCTTTTAGAAGAAAACTATGGGAAGCTAAGCAGCGAAAAAATGCAAGAAATCTTGCGAGATCGTGAGAATTATCCGAATTGTATTTGTCAGATCCCTGGTGATGAACTACATCAGGCACCTGGAGAAAAAATCAGTGACGTAATCACTTTTGCCTCCGTAATTGCAGAACCAGCAAAAGGAAAGCTATGGATTGCGATTGGACCACCAAATGAATATGAATATAAGCTTTACACATTTTCTAAATAA
- a CDS encoding ABC transporter substrate-binding protein has translation MNLKKLLPLFIVLMTTLFIIAACSNSDDSADSNDNENENTSNDNQAEQESTSGEGELKITYGAQPPTLDTYITTSRASNDVARQMFETLVTTDSEYQVQPMLADSWEQSDDGLTYTFHLREGVLFHNGEEMVAEDVVASMNAWIEKSGPGKNSFTNAEFKEIDEYTVVMELEKPLSIALPLLAYGGGSIPGIMPKEIVEAADEEGIKEHIGTGPFKFVEWKQDQHILLERYEEYSPREEEPDGLAGRREALVEKLYFVFVADPMTSIAGLETGEYDIVQGASRDSIAQLEANEDINVLLHSSGPLAIYFNKKNGLFTDEKARQAVLYGVDMEAIAQAAYTSDHFYELNHNILSYYQLGLWGTDVGKDKYNQKDTEAAKQLLEESGYNGETIRIITTRDYSDMYNGSVTLQQQLIDLGMEVELEIYDWPTLVDRREDETAFEILFLSNTDKPDPTSPVYMTKSFAGWTDSPELDNILEKFWGAPSVDDAKEFNDELHAWFYDYVPVAKVADGKGLLPSRTTVKNLQDLDGPVLWNVSNEK, from the coding sequence ATGAATTTAAAAAAGCTTTTACCATTATTCATCGTATTGATGACAACTCTATTCATTATAGCTGCTTGTAGTAATAGTGATGATTCAGCAGACTCCAATGATAACGAAAATGAGAATACTTCCAATGATAATCAAGCAGAACAAGAAAGCACATCTGGTGAAGGAGAACTTAAAATTACATATGGTGCACAACCACCAACATTGGATACATATATCACTACTTCACGTGCATCCAATGATGTAGCTCGTCAAATGTTCGAAACGCTTGTAACTACAGACTCAGAATACCAAGTACAACCAATGCTAGCAGATTCTTGGGAGCAAAGTGATGATGGTTTAACATATACCTTTCATCTAAGAGAAGGTGTATTATTCCATAATGGAGAAGAAATGGTGGCTGAAGATGTTGTAGCCTCTATGAATGCTTGGATAGAGAAATCTGGCCCTGGAAAAAACAGTTTTACAAATGCAGAATTTAAGGAAATAGATGAATATACAGTTGTCATGGAATTAGAGAAACCTTTATCCATTGCCCTACCATTACTAGCTTATGGTGGTGGAAGTATTCCTGGTATTATGCCGAAAGAAATAGTTGAAGCAGCTGATGAGGAAGGCATTAAAGAACATATTGGTACAGGTCCATTTAAGTTTGTTGAATGGAAACAAGATCAACATATTTTATTAGAACGCTATGAAGAATATAGTCCGCGTGAAGAGGAGCCAGATGGTCTTGCGGGGAGACGTGAGGCTTTAGTAGAAAAACTATATTTTGTATTTGTTGCTGACCCAATGACATCTATTGCCGGGCTTGAAACTGGTGAATATGATATTGTTCAAGGAGCTTCTCGTGATAGTATTGCTCAATTAGAAGCAAATGAAGATATCAATGTTCTATTACATTCTAGTGGTCCATTAGCAATTTACTTTAACAAGAAAAATGGACTATTTACAGATGAAAAAGCTCGTCAAGCAGTTCTCTATGGTGTAGATATGGAAGCTATCGCGCAAGCAGCTTATACTTCCGATCATTTTTATGAGCTAAATCATAACATTCTTTCCTATTATCAGCTAGGATTATGGGGAACAGACGTTGGAAAGGATAAATATAATCAGAAAGACACTGAGGCAGCTAAACAGCTTTTAGAGGAATCCGGATATAACGGAGAAACTATTCGCATCATTACAACTCGTGATTATTCTGATATGTATAATGGTTCTGTTACTCTGCAACAACAATTAATAGATCTTGGTATGGAAGTTGAACTAGAAATATATGATTGGCCAACTTTAGTAGATCGTCGAGAAGATGAAACTGCATTCGAAATTCTATTTTTATCTAATACAGACAAGCCAGATCCTACCTCTCCGGTGTATATGACAAAGAGCTTTGCTGGTTGGACTGATAGCCCTGAACTTGATAACATTTTAGAAAAATTCTGGGGTGCACCTTCTGTTGATGATGCAAAAGAATTCAATGATGAATTACATGCTTGGTTCTACGATTACGTTCCAGTTGCAAAAGTTGCAGATGGAAAAGGCTTATTACCAAGCCGTACAACAGTTAAAAACTTACAAGATTTAGATGGTCCTGTTTTATGGAATGTAAGTAATGAAAAATAA